In a single window of the Pongo abelii isolate AG06213 chromosome 1, NHGRI_mPonAbe1-v2.0_pri, whole genome shotgun sequence genome:
- the MYOG gene encoding myogenin has product MAPSSWREGLQELGGWWQEQAFSDPMELYETSPYFYQEPRFYDGENYLPVHLQGFEPPGYERTELTLSPEAPGPLEDKGLGTPEHCPGQCLPWACKVCKRKSVSVDRRRAATLREKRRLKKVNEAFEALKRSTLLNPNQRLPKVEILRSAIQYIERLQALLSSLNQEERDLRYRGGGGPQPGQVPSECSSHSASCSPEWGSALEFSANPGDHLLTADPTDAHNLHSLTSIVDSITVEDVSVAFPDETMPN; this is encoded by the exons ATGGCACCCAGCAGTTGGCGTGAGGGGCTGCAGGAGCTTGGGGGCTGGTGGCAGGAACAAGCCTTTTCCGACCCCATGGAGCTGTATGAGACATCCCCCTACTTCTACCAGGAACCCCGCTTCTATGATGGGGAAAACTACCTGCCTGTCCACCTCCAGGGCTTCGAACCACCAGGCTATGAGCGGACGGAGCTCACCCTGAGCCCCGAGGCCCCAGGGCCCCTCGAGGACAAGGGGCTGGGGACCCCCGAGCACTGTCCAGGCCAGTGCCTGCCGTGGGCGTGTAAGGTGTGTAAGAGGAAGTCGGTGTCTGTGGACCGGCGGCGGGCAGCCACACTGAGGGAGAAGCGCAGGCTCAAGAAGGTGAATGAGGCCTTCGAGGCCCTGAAGAGGAGCACCCTGCTCAACCCCAACCAGCGGCTGCCCAAGGTGGAGATCCTGCGCAGCGCCATCCAGTACATCGAGCGCCTCCAGGCCCTGCTCAGCTCCCTCAACCAGGAGGAGCGTGACCTCCGCTACCGGGGCGGAGGCGGGCCCCAGCCAGGG CAG GTGCCCAGCGAATGCAGCTCTCACAGCGCCTCCTGCAGTCCAGAGTGGGGCAGTGCACTGGAGTTCAGCGCCAACCCAGGGG ATCATCTGCTCACGGCTGACCCTACAGATGCCCACAACCTGCACTCCCTCACCTCCATCGTGGACAGCATCACAGTGGAAGATGTGTCTGTGGCCTTCCCAGATGAAACCATGCCCAACTGA